The window ATTCCCAATGGCCCAATTCCACCCAATGGTTCCTTGAACAGTGGAGCCCAATAAACATTCTGGGCAATAAAAGGTGAATCGGGGTCATTGATCCTGCAGAAGCCAATAATGTTCTCATTCTTTTTTAATAGGACAAATTCTCTTCCAGTTCCGCCTTTCCTGAAATAGTGATGGGCTTCATATTCCCATCTCCCAGGAAAACAGCGATGCAGGAAGGATAGCAACTGTTCCTTTTCATTCTCTTGAAGAAGTGTAAATTGAATATCCTTAAACTCTGGCTTGGCTGTTTTATCAGTGGTTTGATACTGCTGAATTAAATCCGTTTCAACACCACTAGCCTGATAACCTTTTCGTTCAAACCAGTTTTTAGTATTGGAATCGTCCTTTGAAATGCCAGGAAAGTAATGATATGGGTCACGGCCCAAAAATACTTTCTTGCAGTTATGCTCTCTGAATGCCTTCTCGCTCTTGTTTAGTAAAGCGCTTCCAATTCCGCTATGGCGGTTAGAAGTTCGAACAAGTAATACCTGGACCCAGCCTGTTTGTTTATCTATTGGTATATTTATTTTCTCTCTCCATATCTTTGAAACAATGAAACCTGCTATCTGACCGTCATCATCAATCGCCATCCACGATCCTTCTGTCAGGATGTTTTCATCATCAAAGCTGTTTTGTTTAAAAAGCTCCCTGGTCATTGGAAAATGGGATCCAATTTCCGAATTCCACAAATCGACCAACTGTGATAACCTACTTATATCCCATGATATGTATCTCACTCAGGGCAGCCCCTCTTCCTCACAGCATTCCGTCCAACTGATTTAGATAACCCCATTATATCAAGGTGTTAGGAAATGTGAAATAAAAATTCAAAATTTATTAATACTTTTGTATTTTTATTTCAAACTTCTTTCATATTTTCTACAAAACTTGTATCGAGCTGTTGATCACTGCTTGCCAATCCTGCTATTACTGCTCCACCTACAGGCGCAATTGCTGGCTTAATCAACTGAACCTCTATATTCAGTTTCTGCAGTTTTTCATAGATAATTGGCTTCAGGAGATCTTCTCGATGAAAGACTCCACCAGCCATTACAACTGGAATCGGTTCAGTAGGATCCTTAAAAAGTTTCTTCTTTAAACATCCAATAGCTTCCGCGAATTTGGAACCGGCATCCTGAATAATTTGCTGGGCTACTTCATCATGTTGAGCCGCCGCATCTGTAACGTATTTACTAAGCGGTGCAATGGCGCTTCTCGATTTTCCGGTTTCATAAACAAAGCGGATAAGGTCCGGTACGTCCGCAACCCCGAAATGTCCTAGAACCGAGTCTGTCAAAATCGTAGTTGGCCCTCTTCCATCGTACGCTTTAAAAACTGCATTTAACGCAGCCCTGCCGATGTCGTAACCGCTGCCTTCATCATCAATTAAATAGCCCCAGCCGCCGACTCTTTGCCGATTTCCTTCAGCATTTATCCCAAATGTAATCGACCCGGTTCCAGCTATTTGTACGATTCCAGGAACACCTAACGTTCCGGAGTACAGTGCATTTACGGCATCATTATCAACAATAACCCTGACATCGGCAGACACGAAGTTTGTAAGCAGCTTCTCCATTGTCGCCCTCGCTTCTGGGCGATCAACCCCTGACATACCAGCAAATACAGTGTGAAGCATTGAAACTGACTTTTCGTCCTGGCTCTTTAATGAACTAAATAATACTGCCAGTTCTCTTTCCACAACCTTTAGATCCACACCGTTATGATTGGTTGCGCCAACCGTTTCACTTGCATATACTTTTCCAAACCGATCGGCAATAACTCCCTTTGTTTTTGTTCCACCGCCATCAATCCCAAGTACATACATGAAATATTTAGCCCCCAAGATTCATTCTTTTTTACAACTTTATTATAACTCCGTAAAACTAAATTTCAATTAGTTTAGTTAAATTTTAAAATATTATTTTATATATTTTGTGAAATAAAATTTCAGAATAATTTTAAAAAATATGAAATTTAATGTTGACTATACTAGTTTTTGGTCCCTATAATTTAAGTATCATGGAAAAGTAGTTTACTAGAAGGGAGATGTTTCGGAAAACTTGAAGTTTCTTCGCAGGACTTGAAAGCGCTACCACTTAAATTCAAGGAGGATAAAATGCTAACAAAACAAGTAAGAAAATTCATCAGTGTGTTGTCCATTGTGTTTATTGTCTCAGGTCTATTTTTTAGTTTCTTCTCCGCCACTTCGACTGCATCCGCCGCAAAGCCTCAAAGGACTTTTACCGAAAAAATCATGGCCAAGGATACGGCAAATCGTACCCTTGAATTGGAATATCAGGGCAAACTAAAGCTAGCTGAAGAGTACAAAGTCTCTCAATGGGTAGATGGCAAGCAGTATATAAAGTCTCTCCGCGATGTCCGAGTTGGCGCTGAAAATATAACAGTTAAAGTCAATGGTGAGCGAGAAATTATTAAAATCACACTCAATGGAGTTACGCCTGTGGAGAACATGAGAGTTGGTATTATGACAACCAACTTCGCTACAATGGAGCATGAGCAAATTAAATTGAGCTCTCCTACTGGTCTACAAATTGTGGACAAGCTGGGGGATGCAACTTTTGAGTCTGCTGCTAATGAGATTGTCACCATTACATCGGCTGATGGCACTGTTTCGGTTGTAAAGGCAGATGGGACTGAAGCGTTCTCTACTAAAAATAGAATCTATATTTCTACCGATGAAGCTAGCAAGATTAAAGTAGAAACAATTAAAAGAGGAAGTCCTCTTTATACCCCTGCTTACAGAGGTACTTTTGAAATCACGTCTGTAAAGGGAAATAAGCTGCAATTAATTAACGAAGTTGGATTAGAGGAGTATTTATACCAAGTAGTCCCTAGCGAAATGCCGGCAAGCTTTGGCCTAAATGCGTTGAAGGCGCAAGCTGTTGCTGCTAGAACCTATGCATTGGGTGATTACCTGAGTGACCGCTTTGCAAAAGATGGTTATTTCGTCCTTGATAGTGTCATGAGCCAGGTGTATAACAACTCTCCTGAAAATGCTCTTACGACACAGGCTGTTCAGGAAACTGCAGGAAAAATCATGTATGGAGTTGACGGCAGTCTCGTAGATGCGAGATATTATTCAACCTCCGGCGGATTCGGTGCTTCCAAGCATCAAGTCTGGGCAGATGCTGATGGCTCCTTCCCTGGACAAGTTGTTCCATACCTATTGGCACAAAGCTATACATTTGATCCAAATGATTCAACAAAGATGCTGAACATTGATACACAAAACGAACAGGAAGTTCTAGATTTTTACAAAAACCTGTCCTATAACGGCTATGATGACACGTCCTTATATTTCAGGTGGAAAATCACTCTTACCAAAACCGAGCTGCAAAACACAATCAATAAAAACTTAGCTCCACGTTATGCAGCCGATCCGAAATTCGTTTTAACAAAAAATGAAGCTGGCGAATTCGTCAGCAAACCAATTCCAGCCCAAGGTATTGGCGAATTCAAGGACATGTATGTAACGAAGCGCGGTGACGGCGGCAATATTATGGAGCTTGTTATTGAAGGGTCCACAGGAACATACAAGATTTTAAAAGAATACAATATTCGCTTTACGATTCGTCCAAATAAAGCAGATACACAAAGTGCAAATGATATTATTATCTATCGTGCCGCTGGCGGCAGCACAGACTATACAAATACAGCGTTAAAAAATGGTTCAATTCTCAATTCGGCATTCTTCAGCTTTGAAAAGGATGACGAAAAAGTTGTCTTCTATGGCGGCGGAAATGGCCATGGCGCCGGGATGAGCCAATATGGTGCTTCCCAGCTTGGCTTGGCTGGAGTAAGTTATGACAAGATCCTGACTTCCTACTATCCGAATATGAATCTAACAGATGTATCGGTCGTTGGGGCACCTGCACCAAAAGGGCAAGAATAACAAATTAGCGATGAAAGAGAAGGAAGCAGAATATTGCTTCCTTCTCTTTTTTTATTCACACAAATCAGTGCTCGGCGTGGACATTTCATTGGTACAAAGGTGTCACGGTTTGGCTGCTTACCACGCTTCTCTATGGAAATTCGCCGCCTTATACTGCTGGCGGATTGGTTTGTCCTGCATTTCTGAAAATCTGTCCTGCAAAGTTTGGGAAATGTCCTGTATTTTTCGGGAAATGTCCTGCATTTCTTAAAAACTGTCCTGTATACCGAAAAAGTTGTCCTGATTGATTTAGCCACCTCCCTTGTTCGTTCCTATCTATCACATTTCGGTATTACAAAAATGTGAAAATGTACTTGAGCTGTTCCTACATCGGCTAAAAAGGATTTTCCAGTTAGGTAATAATACAATCCGCACGATTCGGAAAGGGATTACTAATACTCTAAGCTATTTGGTAGATTAACTAGGTGGTTTTCGAGACTGCTAGTTAAAGGCCAAATCAATAAAGGTGATAATCATGGAAGGTATGCTTGTCCCTGTTACAAGAACAGCGGCAAGTTTTATTATGTTGGTGCTCGTAACCCTGGTTGTCGCTAGCACATCAATACACACAAAACCACTATAACTTCGCACTTTCGATTACAATTGGCCCATTTATTGCCAAAGTTCCCCACCATTTCTTGTGAAAGAAGATTAGGGAACCTTTATTTTATTGTTGTCTTGGGTTATTTAACATCTGTTGGCGCGTCCAGCTTATCTAAAAATAATTTACAGAACACCCAATGTAAGCAGTTTCTTTGAATTGTTATAATATTAGAATTATAATGAAAAAGTATACTAGCATACCAACCGGTTGAGTAATAGTATTTTAATAAGTAAGGAGGAATAGTACATTATGGCACAAAAAACAGCAGTTATTACAGGTTCCGGCCAAGGAATCGGAAAAGCATTGGCTGAACGTTTAGCAAGTGAAGACTTTGCAATTGTCTTAAGTGATCTTAACGAGAAAACAGTAACAGAAACTGCGGCAGAACTTAAAGACAAAGGATTTAACGTCACATCTTTTGTCGGGAATGTAACAAATCTTGAAGATCAAAAAGCACTCGTTCAACACGCTGTCGATACGTTCGGAAGTGTAGATGTTTTTATCAACAATGCTTGTGTGGAAGGCCAAGTCGCACCTCTTACTAAAGTAGAACCTAAATCAGTTGATTTTGCTTT is drawn from Bacillus sp. FJAT-18017 and contains these coding sequences:
- a CDS encoding GNAT family N-acetyltransferase, which encodes MRYISWDISRLSQLVDLWNSEIGSHFPMTRELFKQNSFDDENILTEGSWMAIDDDGQIAGFIVSKIWREKINIPIDKQTGWVQVLLVRTSNRHSGIGSALLNKSEKAFREHNCKKVFLGRDPYHYFPGISKDDSNTKNWFERKGYQASGVETDLIQQYQTTDKTAKPEFKDIQFTLLQENEKEQLLSFLHRCFPGRWEYEAHHYFRKGGTGREFVLLKKNENIIGFCRINDPDSPFIAQNVYWAPLFKEPLGGIGPLGIERTERKNGYGLAIVQAAVSILRDRGIDRIVIDWTGLTKFYGKLGFKTWKEYQQFYKEL
- a CDS encoding N-acetylglucosamine kinase, coding for MYVLGIDGGGTKTKGVIADRFGKVYASETVGATNHNGVDLKVVERELAVLFSSLKSQDEKSVSMLHTVFAGMSGVDRPEARATMEKLLTNFVSADVRVIVDNDAVNALYSGTLGVPGIVQIAGTGSITFGINAEGNRQRVGGWGYLIDDEGSGYDIGRAALNAVFKAYDGRGPTTILTDSVLGHFGVADVPDLIRFVYETGKSRSAIAPLSKYVTDAAAQHDEVAQQIIQDAGSKFAEAIGCLKKKLFKDPTEPIPVVMAGGVFHREDLLKPIIYEKLQKLNIEVQLIKPAIAPVGGAVIAGLASSDQQLDTSFVENMKEV
- a CDS encoding SpoIID/LytB domain-containing protein: MLTKQVRKFISVLSIVFIVSGLFFSFFSATSTASAAKPQRTFTEKIMAKDTANRTLELEYQGKLKLAEEYKVSQWVDGKQYIKSLRDVRVGAENITVKVNGEREIIKITLNGVTPVENMRVGIMTTNFATMEHEQIKLSSPTGLQIVDKLGDATFESAANEIVTITSADGTVSVVKADGTEAFSTKNRIYISTDEASKIKVETIKRGSPLYTPAYRGTFEITSVKGNKLQLINEVGLEEYLYQVVPSEMPASFGLNALKAQAVAARTYALGDYLSDRFAKDGYFVLDSVMSQVYNNSPENALTTQAVQETAGKIMYGVDGSLVDARYYSTSGGFGASKHQVWADADGSFPGQVVPYLLAQSYTFDPNDSTKMLNIDTQNEQEVLDFYKNLSYNGYDDTSLYFRWKITLTKTELQNTINKNLAPRYAADPKFVLTKNEAGEFVSKPIPAQGIGEFKDMYVTKRGDGGNIMELVIEGSTGTYKILKEYNIRFTIRPNKADTQSANDIIIYRAAGGSTDYTNTALKNGSILNSAFFSFEKDDEKVVFYGGGNGHGAGMSQYGASQLGLAGVSYDKILTSYYPNMNLTDVSVVGAPAPKGQE